A stretch of Episyrphus balteatus chromosome 2, idEpiBalt1.1, whole genome shotgun sequence DNA encodes these proteins:
- the LOC129909386 gene encoding 39S ribosomal protein L36, mitochondrial — translation MTKPSSSQITALPSSALQPQFAGNLIQRLLAPINTIISQVAGFKVKGRLKRRCKDCYFVIRDRRHYVICPTHPRHKQMSMKKRDYKTWILTDATQSKVRPF, via the coding sequence ATGACCAAACCAAGTTCCTCACAAATCACCGCATTACCATCTTCGGCATTGCAACCACAATTTGCCGGGAATCTTATTCAAAGGCTTTTAGCTCCAATTAATACAATTATTTCCCAAGTAGCTGGATTCAAGGTGAAAGGACGTTTGAAGAGACGTTGCAAGGATTGCTATTTCGTTATCAGAGATCGTCGTCATTATGTCATCTGTCCAACACATCCGCGCCACAAGCAAATGTCAATGAAGAAGCGTGACTATAAAACTTGGATCTTAACTGATGCAACCCAAAGTAAAGTGCgtcctttttaa
- the LOC129910621 gene encoding SUMO-activating enzyme subunit 2 yields MAAALPGVFPANLQEKIVQSKILVVGAGGIGCEILKNLVLSGFPDIEIIDLDTIDLSNLNRQFLFHKEHVGKSKAEVAKESALKFNPTVKIKSYHDSIFNTDYGVSFFKKFNVVLNALDNRQARNHVNRMCLNAEVPLIESGTAGYNGQVELIKKGVTQCYECTPKAAQKSFPGCTIRNTPSEPIHCIVWAKHLFNQLFGETADDEDISPDVADPEAGVGDQEDPEEGDVKRVSTRKWAEEAGYDAETLFNKFFFDDINYLLSMSNLWKTRKPPSPLKWDSVLLDEVKNSDNKEFLKQYHKVWSFAESAAVFADCVQKLKIELAKSPDNEKLVWDKDDQPAMDFVAACANIRANIFEIAQKSRFEIKSMAGNIIPAIATTNAITAGVVVLHTFRALQDEFDKCKSVYMRLRPNPRNQLLVPEKFLTPPNPKCYVCSSDPAIDLKVDTNKIKIKDLRDDILIKALGMVNPDVIIDTKGVIVISSEEGETECNDDKTMTEMGITDGALLKVDDFFQNYELSIIVWHMDAERDGPLFEVIADKDQLKPQEESVPEKTNGTKRSANDDADDGPSTSKKSRIEVVEDDDDLCLIEDDDEVAVVEEKKEEPKVVENNSTEKVEASPAKNNANEKESASSTPAKSSSSSSASVATKRKPTANDDDSIDGPSNTKRTKQDDDDDDVTIID; encoded by the exons atggcTGCTGCACTGCCCGGCGTATTCCCCgcaaatttgcaggaaaaaattGTCCAAAGTAAAATCCTAGTTGTCGGAGCTGGTGGAATTGGTTGTGAGATTTTAAAGAATTTAGTTTTGTCTGGATTTCCAGATATTGAAATT ATCGATTTGGACACAATCGATTTAAGTAATCTCAACAGGCAATTCCTATTCCACAAAGAACACGTTGGCAAGTCCAAAGCCGAAGTTGCTAAAGAAAGTGCACTCAAATTTAATCCCACCGTCAAGATTAAGTCTTACCATGATAGCATCTTCAA TACTGACTACGGTGTGAGTTTCTTTAAGAAATTCAATGTAGTCCTTAATGCTCTGGACAACAGGCAAGCTCGCAACCATGTCAATCGGATGTGCTTAAATGCAGAGGTTCCTTTGATTGAAAGTGGAACGGCCGGCTACAACGGTCAAGTAGAACTCATCAAGAAAGGAGTAACACAATGCTATGAATGTACTCCGAAGGCAGCCCAAAAGTCCTTCCCCGGATGCACCATTCGAAATACTCCCTCGGAACCAATTCATTGTATTGTCTGGGCTAAGCATCTCTTCAA TCAACTCTTTGGTGAGACAGCTGATGATGAGGACATATCGCCCGATGTAGCCGACCCTGAAGCTGGTGTTGGCGACCAAGAAGACCCCGAGGAAGGTGATGTCAAGCGCGTCAGCACCCGCAAATGGGCCGAAGAGGCTGGCTACGATGCCGAAACACTCTTCAACAAATTCTTCTTTGATGACATCAACTATCTGCTATCCATGTCTAATCTCTGGAAGACTCGAAAACCGCCCTCACCTCTCAAATGGGATAGTGTCCTACTCGATGAGGTTAAAAACTCAGAcaataaagaatttttgaagCAATACCACAAAGTTTGGTCATTTGCCGAAAGCGCTGCAGTCTTTGCTGATTGCGTTCAAAAATTGAAGATAGAGTTGGCCAAGTCGCCCGATAATGAGAAACTGGTTTGGGACAAGGACGATCAACCAGCGATGGATTTTGTAGCAGCTTGTGCAAACATCCGGGCAAATATATTCGAAATAGCACAAAAGTCTCGATTTGAAATTAAATCCATGGCAG gtAACATCATTCCAGCAATTGCCACAACAAATGCCATTACAGCGGGCGTTGTTGTCCTCCATACATTCAGAGCTTTGCAAGATGAGTTCGATAAATGTAAATCGGTTTACATGCGTCTGCGACCAAATCCACGCAACCAGTTGTTGGTGCCCGAGAAGTTCCTTACTCCTCCCAATCCAAAATGCTATGTATGTTCCTCTGATCCAGCTATCGATCTAAAGGTGGACACAAATAAAATCAAGATAAAGGATTTACGTGATGATATTTTGATTAAAGCTCTTGGAATGGTCAATCCAGATGTCATTATCGACACAAAAGGAGTTATTGTTATATCATCGGAAGAAGGTGAAACTGAATGTAACGATGATAAGACAATGACTGAAATGGGAATCACCGATGGAGCATTGTTAAAGGTCGATGATTTCTTCCAGAATTATGAATTAAGTATTATTGTTTGGCATATGGATGCTGAACGTGATGGTCCACTATTTGAAGTTATTGCCGATAAAGATCAACTTAAGCCACAAGAAGAATCAGTTCCTGAGAAGACAAATGGAACTAAACGTAGTGCTAatgatgatgctgatgatggTCCTTCTACGTCGAAAAAGAGTCGCATTGAAGTTGtcgaagatgatgatgatttgtGTTTGATTGAAGACGATGATGAAGTTGCTGTTGTTGAGGAAAAGAAAGAAGAGCCGAAAGTAGTAGAAAATAATAGCACAGAAAAAGTAGAAGCTTCTCCTGCTAAAAATAATGCAAATGAAAAAGAATCTGCTTCTTCTACTCCTGCTAAATCCAGTTCATCATCGTCTGCTTCAGTTGCAACTAAGAGGAAGCCAACTGCAAACGATGATGATTCAATTGATGGTCCGTCTAACACCAAACGCACCAAGcaggatgatgatgacgatgatgtcACCATCATCGATTGA